Proteins from a single region of Pongo pygmaeus isolate AG05252 chromosome 3, NHGRI_mPonPyg2-v2.0_pri, whole genome shotgun sequence:
- the LOC129035126 gene encoding LOW QUALITY PROTEIN: dnaJ homolog subfamily A member 1-like (The sequence of the model RefSeq protein was modified relative to this genomic sequence to represent the inferred CDS: inserted 2 bases in 1 codon): MVKETTYYDVLGVKPNATQEELKKAYGKLALKYHPDKNPNEGEKFKQISQXEFLSDAKKRELYDKGGEQAIKEGGAGGGFGSPMDVFDMFFGGGGRMQRERRGKNVVHQLSVTLEDLYNGATRKLDLQKNVICDKCEGRGGKKEAVECCPNCQGTGIQIRIHQIGSGMVQQIQSVCVQCQGHGERISPKDRCKSCNGRKIVREKILEVHIDKGMKDGQKITFHGEGDQEPGLEPGDIIVVLDQKDRAVFTRRGEDLFMCMDIQLLEALCGLQKPISTLDNRTIVITSHAGQIVKHGDIKCVLNEGMPIYRRPYEKGCLTIEFKVNFPENGFLSSDKMSLLEKLLPKRKEVEDTDEMDQIELVDFDPNQERRRHYNGEAYEDDEHHPRSGVQCQTS, encoded by the exons ATGGTGAAAGAAACAACTTACTACGACGTTTTGGGGGTCAAACCCAATGCTACTCAGGAAGAATTGAAAAAGGCTTATGGGAAACTGGCCTTGAAGTACCATCCTGATAAGAATCCAAATGAAGGAGAGAAGTTTAAACAAATTTCTCA GGAATTTCTCTCtgatgcaaagaaaagggaattatATGACAAAGGAGGAGAACAGGCAATTAAAGAGGGTGGAGCAGGTGGTGGTTTTGGCTCTCCCATGGACGTCTTTGATATGTTttttggaggaggaggaaggatgcagagagaaagaagaggtaaAAATGTTGTACATCAGCTCTCAGTAACACTAGAAGACTTATATAATGGTGCAACAAGAAAACTGGATCTGCAAAAGAATGTGATTTGTGACAAATGTGAAGGTAGAGGAGGTAAGAAAGAAGCAGTAGAGTGCTGTCCCAATTGCCAAGGTACTGGAATACAAATAAGAATTCATCAGATAGGATCTGGAATGGTTCAGCAAATTCAGTCTGTGTGCGTGCAGTGCCAGGGCCATGGGGAGCGGATCAGTCCTAAAGATAGATGTAAAAGTTGCAACGGAAGGAAGATAGTTCGAGAGAAGATTCTAGAAGTTCATATTGACAAAGGCATGAAAGATGGCCAGAAGATAACATTCCATGGTGAAGGAGACCAAGAACCAGGACTGGAGCCAGGGGATATTATCGTTGTGTTAGATCAGAAGGACCGTGCTGTTTTTACTCGACGAGGAGAAGACCTTTTCATGTGCATGGACATACAGCTGCTTGAAGCATTGTGTGGCCTCCAGAAGCCAATATCTACTCTTGACAACCGAACCATAGTCATCACCTCTCATGCAGGTCAGATTGTCAAGCATGGAGATATCAAGTGTGTACTAAATGAAGGCATGCCAATTTATCGTAGACCATATGAAAAGGGTTGCCTAACCATCGAATTTAAGGTAAACTTTCCTGAGAATGGCTTTCTCTCTTCTGATAAAATGTCTTTGCTGGAAAAACTCCTACCCAAGAGGAAGGAAGTGGAAGACACTGATGAGATGGATCAAATAGAACTAGTGGACTTTGATCCAAATCAGGAAAGACGACGCCATTACAATGGAGAAGCATATGAGGATGATGAACATCATCCCAGAAGTGGTGTTCAGTGTCAGACCTCTTAA